CGATAAGACTAGTACAGTTACAGCATCAGTTTTTAAAACTGAAAAGGTCAGACATGACTTGTCCTCTGAAACGAGCCACACCAGTGGCCGTACCCGCGGTGGCGAGTTACTACTCGCGAAATATTCATTTGCCAATTTTTAAGCGCGTTTCCATAGTCAGCACCGTGTCCGTTGTGTTCCTGCCGTCTCCTCTAAAAATCGCGACCGGGTGAAAAGAACTAATTAAAACTTTCCCTTAATTATTTTCTCAGCAGTCAAACTTATTACTGcagtgttaaataaaaaaaatgtcaagtATATTTTAGTGaattataattagtattaaACTCCAAGTTCACTGACGGTGGAACACGATTTAGATTTGTCGTATCTGAACCgttgtgcgtcacgagtgtgacatATTTTGATCAGACGCAATCAAACTACTATAATTGACAATATTGACTTACTTTCGTATCCATTTGTCCCGAGGAAAGGCAAAACGGAGGCGGTACACGCGTTGCTTGTAATTTTAGAAGATTTCATTGCGTAAGAATCGTGACTCACAATCAGTGTGTTAGCGTGGCTGTAAAACTGTCAAGATTGATCGTTTCGGGGCGGTTTCTCGTTGCTAAAGATACGTAACCTTTGTTAATCAGCTAGGCTCGTTAGAATGTAACAACGAATCTTGTATCCGTCGTTGCATTGCAATTTTGCTCATTCGTAAATTTGAACAATCTTATATCCTTCGATAGATCGCAATTTTGTCCACGATTCGTAAATTTTAAGTGCTGAAAAAAAATGTTCGCTCTCAGTTGCACAAGACGCATTCGAGATACGCCAAATACTTGCGACACCGATCTAAAGTGGGTAAAGATTATACAACATCGTAGATATTGCCAAACGGAGCTCGAAACTTTAAACACGTGTTTCGCGAAAATTTCTgtgtaaaaataatgaagatggcGTTACAACTCAGTCATATTTGTATATCTATACATGGCGATATTAGGGATGTAAATTGGGTAAACGTGTACGCTCGATAATCAATGTACAATCGGATTATTACGCGGATACCGAGCACATACCGAATTGTTGATACTCCGTAATGTATCGCTAAAGTAACATACACTGCCAGAATTTTTCCATCGTATTATACGAGCGTTTACTGTATCGACAAGAACAATAAATCGATCAAAAAGGTAAACGAAAAGACGGAGTTTTATTTTTGAACCTCCTTTCCTCTCCCTTCGAAAGATAATACTCGTTCCAAGTCCCCGAGTCCTTCGACGTCGATTTCATCGCGTCAACGTTATGGATTACCCGCATGACTCCTTGTCGTGTCCATTAATCTTCGTAATTAAGCGACCGTTTACATGCGACGTGGCATTATCTCGTGTGTATACATAAATCATCGCCACGAAGGTGAAAGTTATTAAGTGTTTTTAATATGGGCAGTAACGCAAGATCCAGCCAATTTTCGAGATTAGAATAAAAGTTTTACGACTCGTCTTAAATTTCTACCCCGTTCAACTACTCGGTAATAAGAGGTCAGAAACAAAGAGCCGAACCGGTGTCTTCCCTCGCTCCGATGATGAGCTGGCATCGTTCACGGTGTTTCGCTGCAATTTCGAAGTTGCTCGACACTTGGCGATTTTGGAAAAGTTCCAAAGGCTCGTAACAGAACGAAGGGTTGCGATAAAGTCGGGGGAAAAAACGAGATCCTCGGATAAGACGCATTTACGAGTCTTTCGGAATCCCAGAAAATACCGAAGCCACAAGCTACGGATTAACGTCGATCTAAAAATATTAGGTGGTGTCTCACCCTGTGACGTTGCTCGAAGGCTGTCTACTCGAATCCGCGGTTTAATGCTCGTTGTTTAACGAATACCTATCTGTTAGATCAGGTTGATGCTCCTTGTCCTCGTCTCGAAATAACACGCCCTCGTTACGATGTTTTCGGTCCCCTTGCTCATTACCGCCCCAAATGAATCGGTTTGCCAGCTACGCCCGTGAAATGTTTACGTAAACCCGATAACGATATTCGAATACGTTCGAACGTGTCAAGGAAAAAAAACGTTAATCGTGATCCTATCCGTTGGAGTTTTAATTAATGGAGAAGAGATAATAAAGGGGGACTCGAGGGAAATCGTGGCTCCGAAGAAGGGCCACGATTAAAATAGAAAACTGGGTCGACCCTGAAGCCCGATGAAAAGTTGCTGCCTCTTGCCGCAAGTATCGAACACGTATTCCCGTTATTGAACCCTGTTTTCGAACGAAACTCGTCGCATCTTTGCTTCTTTTTGGGGAGGATGCTTTAATTAGAAAAGTGCATGCGGATCGCACCAGAATAGACGCATTTTTTTCGCGAACGAAGACCAAGTTTTCTCTATCGACCGACAGGGATTCCGGAAAAGTTCGTTGAAACGAAAGTAATCATTTCGAATGGGGcttttttcatatttctgcACCGAGTGTTTTAAAAATAGAACGGGAAATAATTGCGTTTCCCAGAGATGAAAATACTCGTTCCATATTTTCCGCCTTTCTTTCGCCGTTTTAATCTCCGTACGAATGCATTTTGTTACGAAAGAGAAAACACTCCTTTTATTCGAAACGCTTTAGAGATTTGCCGATTGAATTTCTCGCGTTAAAGGTGCGCGCCGAATTTCGCTAACTCGTTCTGAATTTGGTCAGAGTACAACGGTCGTAACCCGGCGACATGACCTCTTACGAGAATACAATGGGGAAGTGAATTTCCTTTCCACCTGCTAAAACAATAACTATTCTTCCATTTCCGTGGAAGAATCCGTGGTTCATCCACGAGGATatacaaaaatgaaactttCTTTAAATATGTAAACCAGTTTAACCATTCGATGACTTCGATTCTGACCAAAGAATTTCGCGCTGGATTATTAAACGTGTTTAATTAACGACTCTACATTTCGCAGTTTATGAGCCTTGCAATTTTATGTTCTCTAACACGAGATTTTTCATGGATTATTTTTTTTAGTGCCCTTACAAATTCCTCCAAACATAGTCACGCTTCGATATTTATAAACAGCAGTCACGCTTATAGATTCAGAACCAGTTGACCCGGTATGTATTCTAATTTCGTGACGAGTAGGTTTGCCGAAGCATTTGGGCCGCTAGCTCACCTCTGTTTTATTCCTCATCGGACCTCCTTAATCGAATTACTCGATTAAAGTAAGCTTATACCAGCCTCGGAGGTTAAACAGCTGTTTGTCGACTCGTCCTCTGTCAAGGAGTTATCGGATGTCGATCGACCACAGAATCTACGCGAAATAAACGCAAAAAGAGAATTCCGAGCTCGTTAACGCGCGGATAGTATCCACCGACTGCGCACAAAGGACGCCCTGTTACGCAATTTATGACAACGACATTGGTGACAATCATCGAATTACCTGCGAAGCGCAATCGACTGTAGTTTCGCGCGATTCTCGCTGGAAGAAGCTCGCACCGCGAATCTCTCTGTTTCGTTATTCAAAGTGCGATCTTAAATTCGAGAGTCTGTAAATTAACTGTTTAATGGTGGTCCGTGACACTCTGTTactttgtaataattaattctttCCGATCGgttcattcaaccagaagcaaaCTCGTTATCGCTTCCAGGCTCGCCTCGATTTCGTGGCTCCATCGCGCGACAGCGCCTTAAGACGCGAAAATAGAGTCGTCGGTGCAGGCGACGCTGCCAGAACGCAGCTGTACGTTTAGTCTTTAACTGGAAGCATCCGCGTGCGGAACAAGGCACCGATCGACACCATCTCCTCGATCGAACAGTGTGGAGCGTGCGATTCTTTCCGATCGATTCTCTCGCTCGAGCAACGATGCAACAAGTGCGTCGCGTTCGTGAGAACTGCCCAGCGGACTCCACTCACGAATTTTCTCTAATCGTTGCTAATTAATCTGATCAGTCTCGATCGTTTGCGATCGTGTCTTTTCAAAGTGCCTCTGATCATTTCTGTGCAAGAAATTATTTTGGTTCACACTTTGATTCGATCGTATCTTGTTCGACAAGAATCCTTCGATCGTTCTAATAGAATAGTCAACGAAAGACTCGGTTTTGCAAATTAACAGCTTACGAAAGAAATACGATTGCAAACGATTAGCAGTTCCGAAAACGATTGTATCGATCGTCTTTGCAACGAGTCGTCCATCTTCGAACGCGTAAGCGAAAGAAGCTACGTAGACGGTGAAATCGATTTTGAAGGGAACTTAACTTTCGATGTTGCAGTTTGATGCGTCGAATCGTACGACGAGCGTCGAAAAGCGTTCGAGGCTCGATAGCTCGCGAAGCGTTCAGAAGAGGAGAATAGAGTAGTCGCTCGAAGTGGAATGGAAACGAAAACGAGCGAGGCTCGAACGAGCGATCTCGATGAAAATCCGCTCGACTGGATAATCTGTAAAACTGGTGCCCGTAGAATATTCGCTGAGAGCTTCCTTTCTTGCGTTCGATACTGCGCGAACCAAGTTCCAAAGAGAATGACCCTGGATCGACTGCGAATCCTGGCCGCGTTGCTGGTTATCCTTATGCCCAGACCGCTCACTTACGTTCTGCTGTATCCAATTTTCAGATTAGTGTTCGGCAATTTGTACCCGGCCTACGCATCCTACAAGGCGGTCAGAACGAAGAATGTGAAGGAATACGTGAGTATCGTGCGCGGCCGCACGCTGAGAAAACTACAGATATTCCATTCCATTAGAAACGATTATGTTTGACGATCCTAATTAATAGGGGAGTTTAGCTCGGAGGCAAGTTCGAGGAAGCCGATAACGTTTCGATCGAACGTTGTTTCTTGCGCAAACTTCGCTCCGCAAACGTTTGCCCaagctttttaattaaaaattgagaacttcGAAAATAGCCATTTCCCTTTTAATCCCTTTACCATACGTCCACTTACAATTCGTAACACTTCTGAACGTTCCCTTTTATTTCCAGGTGAAATGGATGATGTACTGGATCGTTTTCGCGCTGTTCACTTGCGCCGAAACGTTCACGGATGTTTTCTTCAGTTTCTGGTGAGCAAAGCGTCAAGGTCGAAGAAATTCCTACCCTACAGGAAATGTCCTATCCTCCGAAAATTTCGTACGCTGAAGGGTTAAAAGTCGCGCGAGCGTTCGGAGGGCGGTCATGGCCCCCTTTTTCGCCGGAAGCGAGTGAAATCTCGTGGTAGCCGGGGCCAATAAACCGACGCTCGCGCGGTCCGTGGCTCACCAACGGGAATTCCGAAAGTCTAATTTCGGCCGAGATGGATATTGGCTTACATGCACTTCTGAGGATTCTGCCAGCGTTTCGtcttccgtctctgtttctgccgtTCCTCCCTGCTGTGCCAGATCCTCTCCTTTCGCCTTTCGTACTCGGGTTACAACCAAAAAAGAGAGAGCACGACAGTCGCGTATTTCTAGCCGGGAATACCCTGCTGTTTTCCTCCCCTCTTCCGATCTGTCGTTACCTCCACCATTTTTCCCTTTTTCCTTCCTGCTTCGCTTCTGTTCGTTTCCTCGTTCGATCCTTTTCTTCGGCTTCTTTGTGCCTCTCATCCCCGTTGCAATCAGAGAATAGATCGGTCGCGTAACGTTTGCCGTTGTTTCCCACTCAGGTTCCCGTTTTACTATGAAATTAAGACGATCCTAGTTGTATGGCTACTCAGCCCAGCGACCAAAGGTTCGAGCATCCTCTATCGACGCTTTGTTCATCCGGCCTTGATCCGCCGCGAGGCCGAAATCGACGACGCTTTGGCACGCGCGACGGAGCAGGGTTACACGGCGGTGTTACATCTCGGCACCAAGGGTGTCAATTACGCCACCACGGTTCTAATGCAAACCGCCATCAAGGTAAGTTTCGAGCTTTCGAACCCACATCGTTCAACGGTGCATTAACAACGAAATCGATCGTCTTCGTGGACACTGCCACGTGTACGCGTTCCACGAACGATCGATTAATACACTCGATCTCGCACCCACCCGCTTCGATAACAGCTTCGTCGACTCGTTAATCATTCcatgtttttttttcttgatTTTATGTTTTCGTTGACCCTGCACGCCTATCCTGCACGTCGTCTAATCAAAACCAAACAAACAAAAAACACCGACGTCGACCACGTGTCATCACCACAAAACATCGGTTAACCGTCGCCATCTCGGGTTCCTTTAACAAACATCGTcgctttttaaataaacaataccATCACCGTGTGTATCCGTGTGTGCGTGTACCATCCGTCTATCCATCGTGTGTTCGACCCGTTAACATCAAACGACGTGTGCCAAAAAAAACCGATACAATGTCGACGACTGCATCCCGGGCGATTCAGCATTTGCTGCAGTCgaacccgaacgtgccaaacgaTCCATCGACCAGCGACCCTCAATCGGCCTCGCCGGTTTTTAGCTCGGCCAAGCGTGCGTCACCGCGGAACTCGCAGAAGGAAGCGGATCAGCTGGACGAAGTCGAGACGTCGAAACCGAGAGCAACCACTAGCCATGACGATCTGATGCCCGCGGAGCTGGTACCAAGCGTGCACGAGATCAAGGACTGTgacgaggacgacgacgacgacgactacAATGACGATAACGACGACGAGCTTTACAACTTACCCAAGGAGACGCAAAAGAGGTTGGAGATCGAGATGCAGGAGCAGACGGAACGCAGCCAGAGATGGACGAGATCTCGTCGCAAGGATTATTTTAAATTCAGCGACGACGATGACGAATATTAAAAACCGGAGTATTAAGATACGTGGGTGAGAACCACTCGCGAAACCCCTAACAAAGTTTAAAGGGAAGGTTCGGCGTGACGTTACTTTTTTTATAAGTTCTCGATGGACAGTAGCTTCCAGTGTGAGGGTTTGTTTTAAAAGATTTCCTTTGTTAGCggtaaaaaatttgttagtaaGCATCCGCGTGAATCCCTTTAAGATGGTTTTCGTTGTAtggtattttttttaattttagttaacgGCACGAGGGATTCACGATGGGCCAAGTTAATCGCGTTTATACGGTTCAACGAAGAGGAAAGCGAAGCTTGGTCGTGAAATTTTCGAACAGCGTTTAGATCATTTGAAATTAGTAACTGTGTGTCTTTCCGCGAAGTCTGCGATATATACACTTTATTATATCACCTAGAATTAACTTGCATAGTTTTAAGGATAGTCTAATGCGTTTTTGCTATTGCGAGCTCGACAGAGTTTTAGCTTAGGTATCCGAAGTGCCTTTCGACGGAATGTCTGAGAAAAGAAATTCCGTCGCATATCGTTAACTCGACAAATCTTAGTCTATCGGCGTATCTTTTTCATGGAATAAATATATCACACAATTTTTTCGACTTCTTTTTCGTGTACGACTCGATCAGTGgagcaaattatttttattttctttgtgtAACGTTTTGTTAGTTTTGTATTGCTTTTACCAACTTGTACTTTGTAATCACGTTTAGCCCTTCAGCTGATTATTAAATAAACGGTACAGTATCCTTTTATCGTAGCTAAAGGGTGTAGAAGTGCCTAAGAGAGATATTCGCGAGTTACGATTGCGTCAATAAAGAGTTGAAGACTGTAGCGTGTTGAGATAACGGGAGACATCGATAGCGtaggttttaaataaattttgcacgTGGAAAAGCGCACCTGTTATCTCGTCGCACGTTTTGCTTACAAAATGTCCGATCTTAGTACCTATTGTTCGCGCACAATTCAGGAAGGAAATCGAGAAGTTATTACCGAGGTGTTTTGATAGTTGTTATTTTAAGATACACCTGCGAAAGAGACGACTTACGAGCGATATAACGGTAACTGTTCTCCCATTTATAGTACGCTTTTTAAtgatcaatttttctttcttttttctttgaataaaacatttttgttaGCTCAGGAAAACGAACAGTTCCCGTGGAACCAAAGCGTCGCACGATAATTTCGCACCGTGTTAATCTCTTAGAGAATGTAAGATTTTTTATACCCGATCCCAAAGATTTTAAGCGACAACCACACGATGGTATATGtcatctttttttcttttggaATAAACTGTCgacaaaacaaataaaaactgTTGCACCCTTGCTTCGTTCTCCGCTTCGCGAAACTCGGAATTACTCTTCGAATCCTGTCGAACGAGTTCGAGAGAGTCTATCGTTAGAGTTTACGCAAAAAGGGAAGAAACGCAGGAGAGACGAGAAAACGTATACGTGTTGCTGAACCCGGGACCCTAGATCGATCGGTAACCACACGTAGGACAGATCGTACACGCGCTCCGCTGATGGCTGATAACACATTAACACCTTTTTTCCGGGTTGGTAAGAGTTTCAGTTTTTCTTTTCTCCGTTCCTACACCTTCGATATCGATTCGTATCTCTGATTTCTTTGCACTTTCGTTACGAAACACCTATATTCGAACTATAGCCATTGCGAAGACTATCGCTACCACGCGAACTATTTTTGATGaactattttaaaaaaaatatcgtaACGAAAGGGTGAAACCGCATGTCGATCCGTGTGAACGTTGAAAAACACGGGGAATTGGTTTTTCAGGGTGGTGGTGGTTTGGTGCAACATCTGAAGAAAAGCTACAGCCTAAGCGACCTGACCGGCGAGAAGGAGGACGAGAATAGAAACACGCCGCACATGCACGACGAGACGGACATGGAAGGTTATTGGCCGATTATAGCGCTTGCCAATTCTTGCAAATATCAAACGTGTTTCCTACACCTCGAAACAATAGCCTGGATCTCGTACAAAGACAGAAATAGCGTAGCTATCTATCTTTGTACCTAATCataattgtacatatgtatatagtcGATGCTTCGAGTTATACAACAGTCCCCTGCTAATAGATAGACAGTGCTAGACTTAAGTTCGTACGTAATTTGTCCACGATTTACAGTGGAGCCTCGTCGAAGAGAACACGTCGGGAGAAGAAGTTATAGTCCTCGTCGAACTCAATCGAGTAGTAACCGCATGGAGCTGTATTTCTCCGAGGTGGACGTCGACGTCAGACAACCGAGATCCAGAGAACCAACGGCTAGCTTAACGTACGTATATCCTCTTACGATCATAATCCTCGACAATGCGAGATCGTTGACGTCTACGTTTAATTTCAGTAATATAAGGTCTTCGGACGATATCTCCAGCGGTTACAGCAGCGGGGAAGCGCTGCAATCCACTCGTACGTCACAGGGTGACTCGTTAGTTCGGACGTCGAGCGTCGGGGCAAGAACACGCGCAAAACCGCGTTCTACCACGAAGAAAACACCAGAGGTACTACATTCCGAGCCAGTCCCTACAAGAACTCGAGTCAAGATTTAATTCTAGTTTACGTGGAATATTCgattttaagtaaaaatttattCGAATCGTTCCGTCATGTAATACGTTGTCAATTTTCTATGGAACCGGAAGGACTCGGGAGAAGATACCGGCGGCATCGATCCTCCTTCCTTCAAAAACATCTCATTTCCGACACCTTTGACTCACGTGACTCCTGAACAAGCTCTCGAGATCCTGCTTCTGCTCTCGCAAAACAGCAATGTTGCTGATTATATCAAACTCGGTCGCCCCTTTCTCGCAGGTAACGACGATTCGCTCGAAAATACCAGTCAATCAGGCCCGCAACCATGCGGAATGGAATCGAAATCAAGCGAACCTGTTCCGATCGCAGAGGTGCAAGTAATTCAGAGTATAGAGACTAAAACTGTCGCTGAACAACCGTCTACCAATGACACGGTGCACGCACAGATAGAACAGACTGAGGCTCAAGACAAAGCTGAACCAAAGATCAACGTGGCTGCAGTTCTTACGAACGAGGGACCATCTCTCGAAAAGTCTAATAAAGAATTAAGTCACTCCATAAGCGACGAGCTGTGCCAGAACAAATTTGACGAGCTGAAGCAACTTCTCAGCGATGCTCACAAAGCTGTGAGCAGCATCGTGTACACTCAGGAATCGAAACACGACGGTACAAGTATCACAGAGACCGACTCGTCGAACGTGGACGTAAAGAAAGAGGATACAAAGATCGTTGTACCCTTGAAAACCTCGGAAGATACACAGTTATCTACGGAAACGGAAGATTCGATTAACAAGGTAGATTCGGAGTACGAAGACGCGAATAGAGCGGGGAAGTACCACAAGAAGCCAGCACCGAAGGCTCCCCTCGCGAAAAGCGAAGAAGACATGGACGAAACCGATTCTCAGAACGCGCTGAAAGCCACTTTGGTAATTAAAACCGGAACCGTGAAGACGTTTTCGAACATCAGCAGCACGAAGGACGTGTTCATCGCTCACGCCACGGATGGAAAGCCCAAAGGTAAAAAGTCTAAGAGACAGCGTACGAAGGAAGGCTTCTCTAAATTATTGACGATTCCGAAAAACATCTTTCACAATGCTTTTTCTAAAGAACAGAAAGGTGTTAAAGCCGAAGATTCTGTCTCGGAGACTAGCGAGTCCAGATCGAACAGCATCGAATCGCAAGAGACTATCATAGAACTGGCGCCGAAGTCGCATCGAGAGAATGCTGACGATAAGAGCGAGAACGATACGTCGAACAGCTCGGGCAGTTATATTCTGGCGTCGAACGACGAGGCTAATGAGATTAAAAAAGAGAACAAAGACATTGACGAGACAAAGCCAGTTGCGACTAATTCGGAATCAACGATCAGAGAGATGTCCCAGTCGCCTAAAGCTGGGAAAAGATTGGAATCAGACATTTATTAAGAAGCTTTTTAGGAACGTGATGTAAGATGTAAGAGTTAGACGGGTCTGTTTGACTGGTTTTATAGGCAAATCGAATAAACCCCTTGTCATTGATCCTTCCACATCCTCCTCACTCTGTAATCACGTTACCATACTGGATATCTGGAGAAGAGAAACGGATTGATTCGTTCAGATCGTATGAAAATGATTTCTAGAGTGTTTTGTGATTACTTTGATCACTAATCGCTTAACGAGTGTTCCTATTGTGCCCCCAGCATGTTGTGACATTAACGTAATAGTAGCGACGTATGTACACGGGTGGATAAAGGTTTGCGGATAGAATAGATACAAGAATGCGACTCTTTACAGCTTTTTACAGTGTCGTGTTTGACGCTTCTCTTGTTTCGAAGTAAAAAAGACCCGCTACGATCGTTTAAGCAACTCGAGTATTCTTCCTGAAGAgtcgaaattattttttcagATAACCAGCTTCGCTACTCTCCCCCGCAGCAAGAAGACAAGTAAGAAGAAGGTGGCATGAAATTTAGGAACAGCTGCTGATCGTATCAAGGAATAAGACTAGCGTCGGTTTCCTTCGAGCATAATCGATTTCTATATCGACGTACGTGCACGACAAAGTGTAACGTTACGTGATCAGCAGCGAGTGTCACCGAACGCGTATAAACGCGTCAAGCATAATGCAGGTAACGACGTTATCCGGATCGTTTGTACATACTTGCCTCGTGATACGAACGAAATTTACGTTCGAGCATCCTTTTGACCCTTTTGCTGCTAATGACGCATATACGATCGGATTAATTTCTTGCTTTGTATCGAGCCATGAAGCTTTCAAGCGGTTGAATCgcatttattgcaattttagttTCGCGGTCGAGCGACGAGACCAAGATATAGCTTTGACTATGTACATATAATGTAACGTGTTGTATAATAGTTAATCGCTGTAAGGTCGGTTACAAAAGATATATTAAATTGGTTTAATCCCagcagcgaaagggttaactaaccctttgcgctccacAGACTTTATAGATTATTTCCATTTATAAATCGTACTTGTATGATATGTTTTATTTAAGTACAGTTTTACTTTTAGTGGATTGTAAAGGGTTGAAGCGAGTAATTCCTAAATACTTGATGGTTTATCATAAATAGCACCGTTGCTCACGGGCATCCATTCATAGATTCACGTTAATGCTTTCGTATCCTCAAAGTTTTCGCATGACGTTGCTCAGGTCAGTAAGATTCGGACCGAGTTTTTATATGTTTATGATAACGAAGAGTTCAACGATGTCGGAAGAGCAAGGTGTACTTAGGATCAATAGATTTTACCGAAAGAGACACGCGGTGTCGATGTATCCAAATGGCATGGAATTCCGTTTCTAAGCTTTTCTAAACCGTAGTCTCGATGTTTTGTAAAGGGATTTGTTCTCACGACCAGGTTTgatgaaaaagaaatgaattcTAGTCAACTAAACTTACTCAGGCAACTATGGACTAGTGCCACTTGAAACTTTCCGTAATTTGTTTAATACGACGTAGTTGACAACCGCAAAGATACTGTCGGGTGTTTTTCACGGAAACTAGAACTCGAAATGCTGCGCATATTTGTAAAAACGGTAGATAAGGTCCGGTTGACTAATATCTGTAACGAAACGCTGTCGAGCATTAGCGTGTGATAACTGTTCGCTTTTATATGCTTCTGTTCGGAAGATGTCGGACTAGGAACAGAGAGAACCTTTTTCATCTTTAAGACAAACGTGCACTTCCTTTAAAGTCTGAGTTTCGTTCGATGAAGACTTGATTTGCGCTTACTCGATTGCAGTGTTCAGCCATCAAGAGAAGAAATTGTCCCCGAATCCTCGTTTATTTCATATCGTTTCACGTTTTCGTTTGTATTGCACGGTATACCGTGCGAATTTACGCACAAGCTATTTGAAGGGAGCGAGAAAAATTACGGATGTTAACGAATTCGTTCatatattaagaatttgttataATTGTTGTTTTTATCATGCACTGTAAGATGTTCGAAGACACAAAAAATGCAGCCAATGATCTTTCTTTCAAAAGATGAGGAATTGAAACAGAGTGGTCTAAATTTGTCGTGATTCGTTGGTAACATTTGCTGCATTTTTTTGACAAGACCTTGGAATTTAAAGTATGCtagagaaaattaattaattgcaatttatatGTATCGTTAATCCTTAGATACCTTCATATTTGAGAGTGAATGTGTATGAACTGAGAGAGAGAGTGAAAGagggaaaaaagagaaagaatgcGAGAATATGCTCAACTAAGATTCTTTGCCCGTATTTAATGGGGggaaaattcttaaactcctaCGGTACCTCGATATTATTCGAGCTTTGTTCTTTGTAATTATTAAGCCTTTTTGGCGCATCGATTATGTGCCGCAAACTATATGGTGctgcaaactttttaatttattttatagttatatACCCTGGCAGCATAAGAAAAACGTGTTCTGAATGTAG
Above is a genomic segment from Megachile rotundata isolate GNS110a chromosome 15, iyMegRotu1, whole genome shotgun sequence containing:
- the LOC100882255 gene encoding uncharacterized protein LOC100882255, producing the protein METKTSEARTSDLDENPLDWIICKTGARRIFAESFLSCVRYCANQVPKRMTLDRLRILAALLVILMPRPLTYVLLYPIFRLVFGNLYPAYASYKAVRTKNVKEYVKWMMYWIVFALFTCAETFTDVFFSFWFPFYYEIKTILVVWLLSPATKGSSILYRRFVHPALIRREAEIDDALARATEQGYTAVLHLGTKGVNYATTVLMQTAIKGGGGLVQHLKKSYSLSDLTGEKEDENRNTPHMHDETDMEVEPRRREHVGRRSYSPRRTQSSSNRMELYFSEVDVDVRQPRSREPTASLTNIRSSDDISSGYSSGEALQSTRTSQGDSLVRTSSVGARTRAKPRSTTKKTPEDSGEDTGGIDPPSFKNISFPTPLTHVTPEQALEILLLLSQNSNVADYIKLGRPFLAGNDDSLENTSQSGPQPCGMESKSSEPVPIAEVQVIQSIETKTVAEQPSTNDTSNKELSHSISDELCQNKFDELKQLLSDAHKAVSSIVYTQESKHDGTSITETDSSNVDVKKEDTKIVVPLKTSEDTQLSTETEDSINKVDSEYEDANRAGKYHKKPAPKAPLAKSEEDMDETDSQNALKATLVIKTGTVKTFSNISSTKDVFIAHATDGKPKGKKSKRQRTKEGFSKLLTIPKNIFHNAFSKEQKGVKAEDSVSETSESRSNSIESQETIIELAPKSHRENADDKSENDTSNSSGSYILASNDEANEIKKENKDIDETKPVATNSESTIREMSQSPKAGKRLESDIY